In Trichomycterus rosablanca isolate fTriRos1 chromosome 25, fTriRos1.hap1, whole genome shotgun sequence, the sequence AAAATATGGTACAAATATCATGCCATCAGTGTCTTTATACAGTACACAAACAGCACCAGTACAGAGTTGCGTATCAGGTACTGTATTTATAACCGTTCCGATGAACATGCTATGTTTAGCTTCTGAAAACGTTGGTAAGAATTTTAGGGTGAACAGATGGTCCGACAGACAGTCTGTTCAGTGCCGAGGGAATCATGGTGAGCAAACCCTGAGCCTGGGAAAACAAacggaaaaaagaaagaaacgaGAGAGCTGAAAGAAAGGAGTGAAAATGGAGAATAGAGGGAAAAAAACGGAAAGTTAGCAAACTGGCTTTGTTAAAGTCAGTGCTTTTGAAAGGACTAGCATTGTTTATCTTAGCAAATGTTTAGATTGGCAGATTTCCAAAGAGCAAGTGAATGTTACTGGAAAAATGGCTGTTTATTTGGAAGAAGGCCACTAAGTCTGTCTGTTCAATATGTTCTATAAAAGTCACATTAAGGTTCGGCTTTACACAAAGATCTCAAATAAGCGGTGCTAATTTGCTTAAGCAGAATTAAAGATTGTGCTTGTGGTTGGAGAGTGTGTTACAGATGTTAGTGCCGGTGACAACATGCTAAAACAATATGAGACAGTATGTATAAATAATGTGTTAATTGTTCTCAGTAACCACAATTAACCTGAAGCAGAGGGAAAGCTTTTATCCAGCTTGTCTGGACAGGAGAGGTGAAAAATAAACTACAATGCCTCTAATAAATCATCAGATCTTTTTAATATAACTTTTTGTCTTACAGCCTGAAACCAAACCTATTAAGACACATTTTTTCTAGCTATACAaggtatggacaaaagtattgggacaacccTTATTATTGAATTAGAGTGGATTTAGGAGAGACGTGATACCAACAAGGGCgacttgttttgttttcagcAAAGCTACACCAGACCTCATTTTGCACATGCTACAACAGTATGGCTTAGTAGACAGTAGAGAGAGTGTAGAATAGAATAtaatgaatagaatagaatgcctttatttgtactatatacaaatacaggtgtacagtacaacaaagttctttcttcacatatcgcAGCTTGTTTTTTTCGGGTCAGTGCAGAGtgcaggatcagccattgtacatTGGGATTCGAACtatcaacctttcagttgatatcccaaagccctacccactaggctaccactgtccctatatgTGTGCTAATTTGTACCTTAACTAGTTGATCACCTTTCCAAACTAGGTGTTTTACTAATTCAATTTTActaattgatttttttaaatgttattcttACTTATATTAAGGGTTatgctgtttatttgtttattaggattttaacatcatgttttacacactttggttacattcatgacagaaacggtagttactcattatacaagattcatctgttcacaagtttaatgtcaaacacagtcatggacaattttgtatttccaattaacctgaatgcatgtctttggactgtgggaggaaaccggagcttccggaggaaacccacgcagacacagggagaacatgcaaactccacacagaaaggacccggaccgatcGACtcagatcaaacccaggaccttcttgctgtgaggcgacagtgctacccactgagccaccgtgtcgcctaTACTGTATAAAATACAGCTTGAACGGGGaggatttaatttaatttgtaatgTAACAATGTAAGGGTTTTGaccatttattaataaagtgaaataaaattCCAACAGTTGTGTGTTCAGATATAAATACATCTCTAAAAGTGAATATAGAATGTTAACCAAGCCTGGTTGGttcataacattggtgaatATTGTCAATATTGCACAATATTTTGCCTACTATTTCCATGATGCTGGCTAATGTAAAAAAGTAAACTGACCCCACAGAACAAGATCACCAGACTTGTACATAGTgtaatagtttatttttgtaCCAGTATAGCACTGATTCCCAAGTAGCACCGCTGGTGGACAAAACGCCCTTTATTGCCctcttatatactgtacagtatactgtaatCTCTTTTCTCTTCCAGGAACAACATGCTTGGTGGCACTGCTGTCGGATAAGGAGCTGACCGTAGCCAACGTTGGTGATTCCAGAGGAGTGTTGTGTGATAAAGATGGTAATGCCATCCCAATGTCACATGACCACAAGCCCTACCAGCTAAAAGAGCGCAAAAGAATCAAGAAAGCAGGTGAGCTGGAACCCTTCACTGAGAGACCTTCTATTATCTGTGTAATGGTGCTTTGTCTACACCTGCTGGTGAAAGGTGGTATTGCACGATGTTGAAATAAATAAGAGATAGTGAatacacatttacagcatttagcagacgcttttatccaaagcgacttacacaatgagcaattgaggggtaagggccttgctcagggacccaacagtggcaacttggtggtggcggggcttgaaccggcaaccttctgcttactagtccagtaccttaaccactgagctatcactggccctggaATATAAATGACAAACATTTGTAAAGCCCTAGTGCTGTTCTAGTGACAACTCATCCATGAAGATCCATGAAAATAAAGAACTGCAGATATTTAGTCATAGCTAAGGTCAGCATTCAGGCAAAAATGGAAATCATAGGAAGGTAGCAAGTGCTAATTTGACTTATGCTTAAATTACTTGGGACGATGTTCTGTGTGCAGAAGAATCAAAACTGAATTACTGAATTATAAAATCGTCCGCTCCTGCTTTTTTGTGTCTCATGTGATCTGCAGCAAATATCATCTGGATTTGAAGCAGACTTCCTTTTTAGGCTGCAGCCTTCAAGTTTATGGCGACATAACAGTGTAATGTTAGATTGTAGGCAGTGGTACCTATGTTCCAGAAGCTTTAGAATTATATTTAAGCATCCAGATAAACATAGTGTTTTGGATAGCCAGATGAGTTCCTTGTGTTTTCCAATAATTGCAATAAACACAAATTAGTTCTGTTTTTATCGGCACAAGAAATCACCAGTTGAATAATATTGATCATCATCATAATGAGGAATTTTGAGGCTGGGGTACAAAGATAAACAGCATTATAGAATTTTCCACACTCTCTATAtttttttagcttattttgtagtattaaagttttttataatCACTTATTCGTATGAAAATCCACAAATCACtcattatgtattttttacaagtgtatttaaactGTTGGCTTTACCTGTACATGAAAAGTGACTGACATTTAATTCTTTTTGCTTCTAGGTGGCTTCATCAGCTTCAACGGCTCATGGCGTGTTCAGGGCATCCTGGCCATGTCTCGCTCTCTGGGCGACTACCCACTGAAGAAGCTAAACGTTGTAATCCCGGACCCTGACGTGCTCTCGTTTGACCTGGACAAGCTGCAGCCTGAGTTCATGATCCTGGCATCAGATGGTCTGTGGGATGCCTTCAGTAACGAGGAGGCAGTGCGTTTTATTCGCGAGCGCCTCGATGAGCCTCACTTTGGTGCCAAAAgcattgtgttgcaggcctttTACCGCGGCTGTCCGGACAACATCACCGTCATGGTGGTTAAATTTAAAAAGAGTGGCACTACAGCCGAGCAGTGAGCCACGGCCAATATGAACTGATAATGTACAGTGGAGTTAATGGGTGtttaaccacttttgtttttgttatttaaaatacttaCTGTGTATCCATCGTATTAAAATGTACACTCAATATCTATTTATTTCTTCAAAATGATAGAAAGTGTTGTGATTTAGTTTTGGCCAGATCCCATTGCCAAAGCTTTAGAATGTTCACTcagtggggcagtggtagcctagtgagtagagctgtAGGTTATCAACTGGAGGGTTGTAAGTTTGAATCCTGTCTCTGGCTCCAGGGTtactgtacaatgactgaccctatGTAATAtgctaaaaaagcatttcactgtactgtacatgtgtatccatataaatgacaaataaaggttttCCATCAGCCCTGGATTACATTAGGTGGCCCCACAATTTTAAAGTCCTCTATTCAAGGAAGAAGATTAGCTAGGACATGCACAAacatttacctttattttaAGACAGCGGAGTATTTTTGGAACATCCAGATTTACTGTTTTGGCTAACATTACTTACTTTATGATTCCTCTCTCCCCAGTAGTATTTGCAGAGAAGCAGCCCCATATGATGATACTACCCCCTCTATACGTCTCTGCATGTATGTTTATGGTGTTTCTGGAGTTGTACACTGAATACTTTTGTTCCATCTGACAAGTGTTCTGATCTGTCTGAATGCATATGTGTACATTTTAGACGTGCATATATGTGCTTTTTATGCAAAGACGTTTTCAATGGGGGTCTACTAAATTGTTCCCAAACACAACATCCTTGACATTAAGAGTGTAAAGCTGGAAGTacgttaaaaacaaaaacaaaagtggttaaatacttgttttccATTCACTGTACATATTGGGATTAATATATTATTCTTATgcatacaaatatacatacacatgcatgtatatttgtatttgtacaaATAGTATATTTGAACTGATAATATTTTTCAGTTTGGATTAACATGTGCATAAGTTTAAGGATGCCTAACAATACATTTCAAGACTTTCAGGACTGTTTCTTTTTACAATAATGGCAAATAATGTGCAGCCATGTCATCTCTTTTGTCTTTTTTGATCTTTTCAGCCACAGAATGTCCAGTTATGTAGATAATTAAGCTAATTAAATAACTTCTGTGTGTCACCGTGATGAGGTGCTGGAGAATGTAAAAgttcaaatatacacacacaactctCAGTAGGATTCACCATTATGTGTACAATGCTGGTCTAAATCCATGTCATCTATACTGaccattgttttttatttatacttgaAACATTTAGGTTTACCATGTTTGGACATGTCTACAGTTTGAAGTCAAACAACATTGTTCTACATCAACAAAACAATAGTTTTTGGTTCATCTGAATGTTGGTTGGTTTAGTGGGTAAACATGACTATAGTGCTAATACATCCAGCTCTAGAATGAATCATTAGTTTGCTTGTTTGACCTTTTGATCATAATACAGGGAAATGGAAGCGgccaaaagtacatggacacctgaccataaccttgttggacatccaaatTTAAAACCACGgctattaatatggagttgccccGTCTTGGAGCGATCACAGCGTCTGCTCATCTGGAAAGGTTTTCCACACATTTTTGGAGCATGTATGTGACAGAAGGAAGCAGTTACTGAGTTAATAGATTTTAGATTTGGTTACATTGTTTTCccctatataaaaaaaaaatgctaaatgtGTATTGGCTGCTATAAGTGAAAAAGTCATTAGTGTAGGTGAGATgcattggcatcctgtcctgggtgttCAGCTGGTGCCCTGTCTGTGTGTTCCCAACTTTCAGCCATCATGGATGCGAGAGTACATCGGGTTGCCTAACCAGataaaacccacacacacatggtgAGAACAGTGTcacatgtcacacacacagtgaccaaAGCATAGGTCTGGTGGCACCCATTTTACCAACTGTGCTGCTATCAAACCACCTTCAACCCAAAATTTTTAACATGGACAAAGTAAATCAGTTTATGAagataaatgaacaaattaatattcGATATGTACTCATTTGTTTACCAAAACCTTCCTAAACCTTTCCTTTCTTAGCATTttgattatataatatattcagAATGTCATGcacattaaatgtaaatacagtattttgcaTATTAAGGTCTCTTGAGACAGAAAAATAAACTGAATGTACATATTGATCATTGTTAACCTTGTCAATCatatacaaaaaaaactaaatctaGTTCATTAACTTCAGATTAGATTTAGAAGTTAATAGTATTTTATGTGTAATTTTGGTTGTGTATCATCAaaatacagtatagtatagaatGTTTTTTTGtggaatttgtattttattggttttaaacATGTACAAAGATTATTgtgtaaattaaaagaaaataaaaatatgaaaatgtcACAATAAAAATTGCAAGGATAAAATTCAATTTGGTCTACTATGTATTGGTGGTTATTTATGGATATTTATGGATgtattgtagaagtacaaatcATCACAAGTAGTCATCACAAAACTGGATTTGATTATAATTTAGGGTGCCCTGATATCCAGATGCATCTTGATTCTATTTAGTGCTATAACATAATTTTCCTCtttctgttgtgttttatttttgcatatttttaaaaatgaatatatgACAGACAACTAgagtaaaaactaaaaacagtattggaaaagaaaaaggatatacaacaacaaatgacCCTGAGTGGGAAAAGTCAAAGTGTCATATCACCTTTTCTATTagttacactttttaatcatttgggaactaAGGACACTAACTGTTACAGCTTTGCAATCAGAACTTTTGCCCATTCCTGCCTGATATAGGACCCAAGCGGTTCAGCAGTCAGAGATTGGTAATATCTTATTCTAATCCTCATAATGCACCATACAATTTAAATGGAATACTtatatggactgcaggcaggcaagtCAAGCatactctgtgtctacaaagccatgtTGTTTTAACATGTGCAGATGAAGGCCTGAACTTGTCTTGCTGAAATTACCATGGACTTCCCAGTAAAATATACATGACAGCAAATATCTCCCAAAAAATCCCAATTCTATGTCAAtgataccttcacacatatgcaagtcacccatgccatgggcacctTTCACAGTTTAATTGGTCCTTTTTGTCACTGGCACAAAGACCTGTATGTCCGTTTTACCCAAAAACAAGCGGAATTGTGAATTGCCTGCTCTACATTGCATCTTGGTGTAACTGAATGTGTGGagtgtgtaaaaaaataaatgaacgaaTAAACATCTAAAAATGTTTCCTACAACAGAACTGAACTTTTGATTTCAATAGTACTGTTGTGTGTCATCTTCTGGAATGCTGTTCTAAATTCCATTCATGCCACAATAAGGAACTATGAACATTTTTAGACCCCAGAatcattttacaaaaatatctgCCAGCCAGCATTCAGATGACTTCATCACCCCAATATGTACCAGCACTTAAAAGTGTTTAGTGACAACAGTGAAGGGAATCCACTCAGCTGTAAAAAGAGTTGCAGGGATTACAGCCAACAGCAGACTGGTGTAACATGAGTCACATGCTGCCTCAGAGTAACGGTGTCACTACCAGTAAGGGGGCATCGACTTATTGTAACTAAAGTCACAGCTGAGAAATCTCAGTGTGAATGAACACAGTGCTGGGATTTGACCCTTTCCTTTTTTGAAAGAAGATGGATTCTTCCTCCAAGTATAAGAAGCATTTCACTTTAGTGCTGGAGCAGACAAGTAATCCAGAGCACACAGACGAAGTGACTGAAGTTCTACAGTAAAGACGAGAGTTGGTGGACTGCATATTGTAGTTTCTTTAGACTGGTTTCTTTAGCCTTCATGCTAAAAGTTGGTAGCTGAAACTATTTCTTCATTGCACGTCCAGAAGCCTTGGAATCGACCTTAAAAACAATGGGACTGCATCCCTCTAAAGGCCCATCAGAGGCTCGGATTCTAATGCTCGGCCTTGATGGATCTGGCAAGTCCACCCTGCTGTACAAGCTAAAATACAACGAGTCTGTGGTGACCGTTCCCACGGTGGGCTTTAATGTGGAGACGTTGGAGACCAAAGACCAGCACTGTTTGCTGACCGTCTGGGACGTAGGAGGGCAGCATCAGATGAGGACACACTGGAAGCATTACTACGATGACACAGCTGGTCTGGTCTTTGTGGTTGATAGCAAGGATGAGAATCGAATAGTGGAGGCCAAAAAGGAACTGGTGAGGATCTTGGGAAATGAAAGTCTGAAAGGCCTTCCATTGATTGTGCTCGCTAACAAACAGGACTTGCCAGGGGCTGCGAGCTGTGAAGACATTGCAGAGGTCTTAAACTTAAATAAGATTTGTGCCAACAGACACTGGTGTCTCCAGCCGTGTTCGGCAAGAACTGGAGCAGGTCTGGAGGAATGCTTCCGCAGGATGATCTACTTGCTTAAAACGGCAAGGCTAGAAAAAAACTGCGGAAAGAATTGTTTTAACTAGACTTTTAACATAAGAACTTTAAGTTGGCAGCTTCAAACACAGCGACAACCTCCTGGACATCATATCCCTAAAAGACTATGTTAAATCATTTAAGCACAGTATGAAATAATAGCTTCTATTTTCTATGTTCTCCATTTTATGTCTAAACATGGAATATTCAAAGCAATGTCTTCTGTTTTTGGCTTATGGATTTTGCTTGACAAATGCCATTTaatatttgatgttttaaaacatttaaatctgttgtaaataattaaattatttctgtattataaaaaattatgacATTCCATTATCCATTGACCTTTACTAAATAAATGTTGCATAAAGTATTTAgtataaaatcttttttttcctcCAGCTATTCCGTTAgagacaaaatatttattataaaatatgtatattaaTTAAACTTATAATAAGTTTTATTTGTCGCAATGCATCACAGTTTGAGTACCGATCtatctgtaaataaaaaatatatttttatttagacaCAATTTACCATTTTATAGTGGCTATTCCCAGCAAAAATGCAGCATGTCACAAAGCACAAGCCACTTCAAACTGGTACTATGAACTTGATTATGAGTTCGCTGTACTTTAATGGCCTCTCTAGtcaccagacctgaatccaacaGAGCACATTTGTGATGTGACGGAACTGGAGATTTACAGCATAAATGTGCAGCCGACAAATCTGTGCAATTCCCTAAGAATTAAGGCTTctcttcctcttcttcctccAGTTTTTCCAATTtcaattgtaataataataattcaagaataatttcctttgggataaataataagtacctacctacctacctctacctacctacctacctacctacctaaatTTTCAGCTGACAAATCTGTACATTTACCTAAGAATtaagactcagactcagctttattgtcattcaaatccatgtacatgattagaacgatATGCAGTTACTTAGGCCTCGGTGTGTGTAACATAATGAAATATGAATAACAAATAACTATtttaagtataaaataaaacttaagatataaaaaaataagtattaaaaaaataataactaagatatgttattttaaatatttacatttacattcacaagtattgcacaagaactacagcagctttatgtGGATCTAAAGTGCATGATTTTAAAATATAGCAGAAGCTCAAAGTGTATAGCAGCAGAAAAATGGCAGCACCAGGTCAAGGCTGTTCTGAAAGAAAAAGTGGGCCCTAGtcgccatatatatatatatattaaaagtgTTCCAGCCGGCCCTTCAACGGGGCCTCCCTATTTTCTTGGGGATTTCCCCTTTAGATAAAGTGTGGATGCAAATCGAGCTTGTACTTCCTTTCTAGGCGCACTACAAAGGATGTAAAATAACAGCTTTTACCCTCACTACGAGTGCACTAACCGACGTGTAAGGAGAGATTTAGGACTAAGCCGAAGTGAGGGGAAATAGTAGGAGTGTAACAGAACGCAGCTCAAAGAGTAGACTGCACCCACACCACCGGCATTCCCGGCATGCAACGCGAGCCTCTCTTACTTG encodes:
- the LOC134302378 gene encoding ADP-ribosylation factor-like protein 14; amino-acid sequence: MGLHPSKGPSEARILMLGLDGSGKSTLLYKLKYNESVVTVPTVGFNVETLETKDQHCLLTVWDVGGQHQMRTHWKHYYDDTAGLVFVVDSKDENRIVEAKKELVRILGNESLKGLPLIVLANKQDLPGAASCEDIAEVLNLNKICANRHWCLQPCSARTGAGLEECFRRMIYLLKTASDNLLDIISLKDYVKSFKHSMK